GAAATCGTTGATGGTACTGGTAATACAGTGGTCATACCCAATATTGAAGTCGATATTTGTAATCATTGTGGTGAAAAATTTTTTGGATACGAAGCGGCATTAACGCTGGAACAGGTCAAGAAAAACGCCAATCAGGTTATATTGAATCTGAAACCAGAACTGTACCAACGAATCTCCAGCCTGGCTGAGAAGCATAAACGCAGTTTTAATGATGAAGTCAACTATCTTCTGGAATCAACGCTCTCATAAATTACAGGTTTTGTTTTGATACGTGACCGTCATCCAACAATTAGCCTTTGGCGCCAACCTAACAACCCCGAAGAGGTGAAATATTTATAGATAGTGCTGGAACGAAAACTATTAAATTTTTAGCATCCATGTCATTCCGAACGAAGTGAGGAATCTGGTTGCATTGAGATCATTTCATTTTCAGATTTCTCTCCGCCAACTGGCAATTGGCGTCGACCTAAGAGGGAAATGTCATTCTGAGCGACCGCAGGGAGCGAAGAATGCCTTGATTTATCGAAAATATGTGCGTTTCGCGAAAGGATTCTTCGTCGCTTCGCTCCTCAGAATGACATCGTTTCCCCATTCATTCGCTTAGGTTGACGCTTATGGCCAACTGGCGGATCGAAATGACTGAGAGGCGAGTTTTCGTTCAGGCACTTGATAGCAAATACACAACCCATTCTGAACCCCTTTAGGGGTGAAATGTGATCCAGATAATGATAAGATTGTGTAGATTTGTTGCAAAAATCCCGTTCAAACATGCCACTCCTACGGAGTTGAGAAGCTTAATCAAACATTTTTCTATAAACATTCTGCTCCTAACGGAGTTGAAAATCGTTGAGCCATGCTTAAGTTGACGCCAATGGCCCATTGGCGGGTAACGGTTACATTGGTCAGAAAAGAGGAGTTGCTAATGAACAAATTTTTCCCTTTCATTCTGTTGCTTTTTCTCATTTTCATCATTCCAGTCCATGCCGACGAAGGCATGTACCCCATCAGCGACATCCAGAAATTGGATTTGAAAGCCAAAGGATTGCAACTCGAGCCGCTGGACATTTTCAATCCCGATGGCATCAGTCTGGTGGATGCCATCTGCAAGGTGGATGGCGGCACTGGCTCGTTCGTCTCTCCCGACGGCCTGATTCTGACCAATCACCATATTGCATTTGGCGCGGTGCAGGCGGCCAGCACCCCGGAACACGATTATCTCAAAAATGGCTTTCTGGCGAAAAATAAAGCAGAGGAATATCCAGCTAAAGGCTTCACCGTGCGCATCACCGAATCGTATCAGGACGTATCGGACGAGGTGCTGAGCGCGGTCACCGACCAGATGGAGCTGGCTGAGCGCAGCAAAGCCATAGATAAGAAGATCAAGGAAATTGTCATCGAAGCGGAAGAGTCCAATCCTGGCAAACGGGCCGAAGTCGCTGAGATGTTCATCGGCAAGACCTATGTGCTGTTCATTTACACCTATTTGAGAGATATTCGGTTGGTCTATGCCCCGCCACGCGGCATCGGCAATTTCGGAGGCGAGGAGGATAATTGGACCTGGCCGCGTCACACCGGCGATTTCTCATTCATGCGGGCTTACGTGGCGCCAGATGGCACGCCTGCAGATTATTCGCCAGACAATGTACCCTATCGTCCCAAAAATTATTTAAAGATCGCGCCCCAGGGCGTTGATGAAGGCGATTTCGTGTTCATCCTGGGTTATCCGGGCCGAACCTATCGGCATCAGACTTCGTTTTATCTGGCCTATGAGCAGGAAGTCCGCATGCCCTACGTGGTGCAATGGTATCAATGGCAGATCGAGCTGATGCAACAGCTCAGTCGCGGCGATCGGGCGATTGCATTGAAGCACGATGGCCGCATCAAATCGCTGGCCAATGTTGAGAAGAATTATCGCGGCAAGTTGCTTGGCATGAGGCGGCTGAATCTGGTGGAGAAAAAGCGCGCCGAGGAGCGGGAACTGCAGCAATTCATCGAGGCCGATTCGACGCGAAGGGCAAAATATGGGAATCTGCTGAACGAGATCGAAGCCATCTATCAGCAGATGCGAAGTCAGGCTGAGCGAGATCTGGTATTGACCTATCTGCTGCGAAGCTCGACAGCATTGAACAATGCTTACACGGTTTACGAGGCGTCCATCGAGCGCCAAAAGAAGGACCTGGAGCGAGCCAGCTCCTATATGGATCGCAATTTTGATCGCACCAAAGAGCGGCTGTTTTTGAACCTCAGAGAATATTATGAGCCCAGCGACCGGGCGATTTTCAAAGCGATGCTGCTGCGGGCGGCCCAATTGCCAGCAGCGCAACAGATCCCAGCGATCAAGAAATTGTTCGGCACCAAGAATCCCGAGCAAGCGATCGATCGTTTTTTGGATAAAGCCTACCTGCAAACGGTGATGACCGATGAGAAAGCGCTGGCGGATTGTTTCAAACGGTCGCCGGATGAGATTAAAAAGATAGATGATCCGTTTATCAAGTTGGCGATGGACCTGTATCCTACATATAAACAGCGGGAGGAGCAGAACCGCAGCCGCCAGGGCGCTATCGACAAGCTGTACGCCCAACTGATCGATGTGAAGAAGGATTTTCTGGCCAAAGATTTCGTCCCGGATGCCAATGGCACCTTGCGGCTCACGTATGGTTACATTCGGGGCTATTCCCCGCGCGATGCCATCTATGCCGCCCCGATCACCACGGCGACTGGTATTCTGGAGAAGGCCACTGGCGAGGAGCCGTTCGATGCGCCGCAAAAATTGATCCATTTGATCAATGCACAAGATTTCGGCCGCTTTGCGCATCCGAAATTGAACAGCGTTCCTGTGGCCATTTTGTACAACATGGACACGACCGGCGGGAATTCTGGCAGTCCAGTTTTAAATGCTCGGGGTGAACTGGTAGGCCTCAATTTCGATCGAGCGTTCGAAGCGACCATCAATGACTATGCCTGGAGCGAAGCGTACAGCCGTTCCATTGCGGTGGACATCCGCTACGTGCTCTGGGTGACGGAGAAGGTAGCGGGAGCTGAGCACCTGCTACAAGAGATGCAGGTAGCGGATTGATGGAGCGAAGGATGATGCACTGGAGTTAAGCATTGGAGTTAAGCCGTAAGGCTTTTAGGAAGAACTATGAACCAAAATTTGAAGGAGCTTCACTGAAGTTAAGCCGTAAGGCTTTTAGACAGAAATATAAACTAAAATTTGAAGCAGTTTCACTGGAGTTAAGCCATAAGGCTTTTAGTCAAAAATATAAACCAAAATTTTAAGGAGTTTTCCATGCGTCGGTTTTTCTTTTCTGTACTCGTTGGAATATTTGTCACAACAACTCTGACTTGTTCGTTTGCTTCGGAAACGCATCCATTTTCGGTACACGACATGCTGGCGATGGATCGGATTTCAGAGCCCCAAGTGTCGCCCGATGGCAAATGGATCGCGTTCACGCTGCGCAAGACCGATCTGGATGCCAATCGGGGACGCACGGATGTTTGGCTGGTCGATGTTGAGGGCAAAAATTTGAAACAATTGACCTCGCATGCGGCTGGGGATTTCAATCCGCAATGGTCTTCCTGCGGGAAATATATCTGGTTTCTGTCGACCCGCTCCGGTTCATCCCAAGTATGGGGGATCGGTATTGATGGGGGGGAAGCGCGGCAGTTCACGGATTTGCCGCTGGATGTGAGCAATCTGAAGGTCTCGCCATACAGCAAGCACCTGGCATTCACCATGGAGGTGTTCGTGGGGCTATCTCCTTCGCAAACCAAAGCGCGATTGGATGAAATGGAAAATCGCAAGGCCAGCGGCCGTATTTACGATCGGCTGTTCGTTCGGCACTGGGACACCTGGAAGGATGGTCGGCGCTCGCATTGGTTTGTGATGCCCATCAGCGGCGGCGAGCCAGTCGATGTGATGGCCCAGATGGACGCGGATGCACCGTCCAAGCCGTTCGGCGGTATCGAAGAAATGGCGTTCACGCCCGATGGCAAGGGGATCGTATTTGCGGCCAAAGATGTGGGCAGGGAAGAGGCCTGGTCCACCGACTTCGATCTGTATTATGCGCCGCTGGATGGATCGCAGCCGCCGAAATGTTTGACCGAGGCCAATCTGGCCTGGGATACGCAGCCAGTCTTTTCGCCCGATGGCAAAACCATGGCCTATCTGGCCATGTCCCGTCCCGGTTATGAAGCCGATCGCTTTCGCATTGTGCTGTACAATTGGTCAGACGGCTCTACAAGGGTACTCACCGAAAGCTGGGATCGTTCGCCATCATCGATCTGTTGGTCCAGCGACGGCAAGACCATCTTCGCCACAGCGGATAATTTAGGACAGACCTCGCTGTTTGCCATCGATGTCAAAACTGGAGCGGTGAGGACCGTGGTGAGAGATGGCACGGTTGGCTCGCCCAGCGCGGCAGGGAAGCGGATCGTCTATGCGCTTGACCATCTGAAATCCCCAGTGGAGCTTTGGTCGGTCAATCCCGATGGCAGCGATGCGAAGCCGATTACTCGCATCAACGCCGAGAAACTGGCCAAAGCGCGCATGGGTGATTTCGAGCAATTCACTTTCAAAGGTTGGAACGATGAGACGGTCTATTGCTACGTAGTGAAGCCAGTCGATCTCGATCCCTCGAAGAAGTATCCGGTGGCGTTTTTGATCCATGGTGGCCCTCAAGGATCGTTCGGCAATCATTTTCATTATCGCTGGAATCCCCAGGCGTATGCTGGTGCCGGCTATGCCGCGGTAATGGTGGATTTTCACGGTTCCACAGGCTATGGTCAGGCGTTCACTGATGCGATCCGTGGCGACTGGGGGGGCAAGCCGCTGGTAGATTTGCAAAAAGGTCTGGCCGCAGCCCTGGCACGCTATCCCTGGATGGATGGCGATCGAGTCGGCGCTCTGGGCGCGTCGTTCGGCGGTTATATGATCAACTGGATCGCCGGCAACTGGAACGAGGCGTTTAAATGTCTGGTGAGCCACGACGGCAACCTGGATGAACGGATGGCCTATTTCGATACTGAGGAGCTTTGGTTCCCAGAATGGGATCATGAGGGCACGCCCTGGACCAATCCCGAAGGATATGAAAAGCATAATCCCATCAATTTTGTCAAGAATTGGAGGACGCCGATTTTGGTGATCCATGGCGCGCTGGATTTTCGCGTCGTGGAAACCCAGGGTATCTCAACATTCACTGCAGCCCAGCGATTGGGAATTCCCAGCAAGTTTCTGTATTTCCCGGATGAAAACCATTGGGTATTAAAGCCGCACAATTCGATTTTGTGGCACGAAACGGTCATTGGCTGGTTGGATCAATGGCTCAAACAATGATCGCTTCGGAGCACCATGATAATTTCTGGGATGGATTTTTGTAAGCGGGATGATTGTTTAGCTGGCGATTTTTTCAAGACGATCTATGGCAGTATGATTGCCAGCGAGATGATTCGAAGCTGATTAATTTTGCGGCAGGAACGGCGAAGAGCTTTCCTGCCGTTTTTTATTTTAAAATTGAGACTTCAACTTGTGAAAAAAATATCGAAAATCTTTATGTCAGTAATGGGAACGCTGGAGTTTTTTAATTTTGATAGATACCAGGTCAAAAGATGCCTGGTTTCGCAGGCATGACAGGTAATTTTGATGTGTTTGAGTTTTTCAGACCTCTATTAGAAAAACTAATAGAGCATTGTGCTATAAGATAAGGTCCATTGCTCTCTTTATTTTTGATGGCCGATTAATATAGCACGCAAATTGAACCTAAGGCTTTCAACCCCGCGGACTTGGAGTGGCGCTACTGTCGCCTGAAATTCCAAACTATAAAATGATCTACTCCCAATAATCCGGTCGTATCAATATCAGAATGAAGTACCCGAAAGGACGATTCGTCATGCCATTGGCGGACAGTTCTTCAAAATGACAACCTTTTCTCTCCTGCTCACCTGAAAAGTTAGTGGGATTCGCTGCGATGAATTCATTTTATGAAGCATTGGTTGTTGTGCTAAGAACGATCGATTGAGCCATTTCCAATTACCCCCTTTTCCAATTACCCGATTTTGTAATTCTACTTTCAAATTTGTGACCTGATAGGCAATTTACCACGGTATTTCCATGTTATCGCTTGCAGAACTTGGTATTATTTTCTTTCGGTAGCGGCGTTGCTAATTAATGGGATTTTTATGGCTTAATGAGGACTCAAAAAGTTATCAATTCATCATAATCTTGATCTGAGAGTCGCTGATGGCGATGTGGTATTGATCTTGCAAAGAATTGATTAGCAGCGGATCG
Above is a genomic segment from candidate division KSB1 bacterium containing:
- a CDS encoding type II toxin-antitoxin system MqsA family antitoxin; amino-acid sequence: MKQQKTYKCPFCGQGKMITKIIDHEIVDGTGNTVVIPNIEVDICNHCGEKFFGYEAALTLEQVKKNANQVILNLKPELYQRISSLAEKHKRSFNDEVNYLLESTLS
- a CDS encoding S9 family peptidase — its product is MRRFFFSVLVGIFVTTTLTCSFASETHPFSVHDMLAMDRISEPQVSPDGKWIAFTLRKTDLDANRGRTDVWLVDVEGKNLKQLTSHAAGDFNPQWSSCGKYIWFLSTRSGSSQVWGIGIDGGEARQFTDLPLDVSNLKVSPYSKHLAFTMEVFVGLSPSQTKARLDEMENRKASGRIYDRLFVRHWDTWKDGRRSHWFVMPISGGEPVDVMAQMDADAPSKPFGGIEEMAFTPDGKGIVFAAKDVGREEAWSTDFDLYYAPLDGSQPPKCLTEANLAWDTQPVFSPDGKTMAYLAMSRPGYEADRFRIVLYNWSDGSTRVLTESWDRSPSSICWSSDGKTIFATADNLGQTSLFAIDVKTGAVRTVVRDGTVGSPSAAGKRIVYALDHLKSPVELWSVNPDGSDAKPITRINAEKLAKARMGDFEQFTFKGWNDETVYCYVVKPVDLDPSKKYPVAFLIHGGPQGSFGNHFHYRWNPQAYAGAGYAAVMVDFHGSTGYGQAFTDAIRGDWGGKPLVDLQKGLAAALARYPWMDGDRVGALGASFGGYMINWIAGNWNEAFKCLVSHDGNLDERMAYFDTEELWFPEWDHEGTPWTNPEGYEKHNPINFVKNWRTPILVIHGALDFRVVETQGISTFTAAQRLGIPSKFLYFPDENHWVLKPHNSILWHETVIGWLDQWLKQ
- a CDS encoding S46 family peptidase — protein: MNKFFPFILLLFLIFIIPVHADEGMYPISDIQKLDLKAKGLQLEPLDIFNPDGISLVDAICKVDGGTGSFVSPDGLILTNHHIAFGAVQAASTPEHDYLKNGFLAKNKAEEYPAKGFTVRITESYQDVSDEVLSAVTDQMELAERSKAIDKKIKEIVIEAEESNPGKRAEVAEMFIGKTYVLFIYTYLRDIRLVYAPPRGIGNFGGEEDNWTWPRHTGDFSFMRAYVAPDGTPADYSPDNVPYRPKNYLKIAPQGVDEGDFVFILGYPGRTYRHQTSFYLAYEQEVRMPYVVQWYQWQIELMQQLSRGDRAIALKHDGRIKSLANVEKNYRGKLLGMRRLNLVEKKRAEERELQQFIEADSTRRAKYGNLLNEIEAIYQQMRSQAERDLVLTYLLRSSTALNNAYTVYEASIERQKKDLERASSYMDRNFDRTKERLFLNLREYYEPSDRAIFKAMLLRAAQLPAAQQIPAIKKLFGTKNPEQAIDRFLDKAYLQTVMTDEKALADCFKRSPDEIKKIDDPFIKLAMDLYPTYKQREEQNRSRQGAIDKLYAQLIDVKKDFLAKDFVPDANGTLRLTYGYIRGYSPRDAIYAAPITTATGILEKATGEEPFDAPQKLIHLINAQDFGRFAHPKLNSVPVAILYNMDTTGGNSGSPVLNARGELVGLNFDRAFEATINDYAWSEAYSRSIAVDIRYVLWVTEKVAGAEHLLQEMQVAD